The Salvia miltiorrhiza cultivar Shanhuang (shh) chromosome 2, IMPLAD_Smil_shh, whole genome shotgun sequence DNA window TGAGCAGCAGCCCTTCACTATGTTCTGTACCGTCCGGAGCAGGCGAGGAGATtcagaagaagagagagagagagatgatgagagAGGCACAGTTGGCGGTCACTGACTTGAACGTGTTGTGTCGGCTCACCGGTTGTAGGCACCGGCGGTGGTGGCGACAGGGGCAACGACGGTGGTTGGGAGAGGGGAGAATagggtttgggggtgggggaaGCTGGGGAAAACGCTAGGTatggtttgtttttttttattattatttttcttccgTATGTAATAAATGTGTCCAAGTGTCAGTTCCAGCTGCCACCGTGTCATTTCCTGCGTCGGTGTAGAAAAAAATGATCACCGAATGAATTTGAGACGAAAAtgaaacgttatggatttaaaaGTCACTTTTTCAGATGTGGTGCAATAACCAAATTCTTaaaaacgttatggatttacaggcaattagcccTAAAAAGAATAATGTTATATAGTTTAGTTGGCTACATACATCCCTtcattatttcataaaattattattgtaaaaatataaaaaaaaaattaagtaaaactgaaataataaattaaaaaaatataaagaaatgaatataatataaaaaataaactacATCCTTCATTATTTCATACTCCATATAACACCTCCGTTTTAATTCATCGCTGAATTTTCAGTCCAATCTGAGGTGGGGTTACTCCACGACCGCGGCTGGTGGCCGAgggccgccgccaccaccacctccagcGCCACAAAGAACTTGGACCAATCCAAAACCCTATTCCACACTCCGCTAACGATGCAGTAATTGGTGTTGAAGGGAGCGCGGTGGTGCGCGGCGTGGTCAGCCCGCCTCAAGATGATCCCGGCGTCCTGGATGGCCGCCACCAGCGGCGGCAGCCTCCCCTTTGGGGTGTGGGCCCATGCATGGAACTGCTGGCTGAACATGACGCACCCTGCAAACACGCCCACAAATAACAGCAAAACCGGATCGCTGCATAATAAGTTTATGGGTATCGCTACGGCTGCTACGGCGGCGGCAGTAATGTAGACGTTGTAGACTACATGCATTTTTGTGATTTCCGAGGGGCGATGGTGGTGGCCTTGGAAACCCACGATTTGGGGGCCGAAGATCGGAGTTTGGGCGCTGCCGTAGTTGTCTATGGCCCAATGATAGATGCCGGTGCCTAGGTCCGCCGCCAAGTAGGCCGCCATGGCGGCGATAGTGGACTCCAGCCATGGCTGTGGAGCAACGGCGGCGTTCATCAGTAGTAGGGATTTGGCTATCGAGAATAGCACAGCGGCGCAGCCAGCGGCGAAGCATGCACGGTGAGCGAAGGTGGTGATGGGCCAATTACTGTCTTCATTTAGGTTTTGCGTTGCGTGTTTAAGCTCCATgttagaga harbors:
- the LOC131011593 gene encoding fatty acid desaturase 4, chloroplastic-like; its protein translation is MELKHATQNLNEDSNWPITTFAHRACFAAGCAAVLFSIAKSLLLMNAAVAPQPWLESTIAAMAAYLAADLGTGIYHWAIDNYGSAQTPIFGPQIVGFQGHHHRPSEITKMHVVYNVYITAAAVAAVAIPINLLCSDPVLLLFVGVFAGCVMFSQQFHAWAHTPKGRLPPLVAAIQDAGIILRRADHAAHHRAPFNTNYCIVSGVWNRVLDWSKFFVALEVVVAAALGHQPRSWSNPTSDWTENSAMN